Proteins from one Podospora pseudoanserina strain CBS 124.78 chromosome 1, whole genome shotgun sequence genomic window:
- a CDS encoding hypothetical protein (COG:S; EggNog:ENOG503NY2H), whose product MAPTKPKKKSTKDKARDRLRAKAAAAQSSNVNPRELLVQAVGMLEVGDAEGAAKVARTAYDHIGDNGRQAGAALSLLGQIHVELGEVDSAHQFFLSAVNVDEDGSLPEDLGGGAEKFLWLAQLSEEGGQDSVGWFERGAAALRAQIQTLTDALESRPLTRDEQEAAINEKRRKLADTLCAVAEVYMTDLSWEDDAESRCEALITEAIMLAPEQPDTWQTVANVRISQSRTEEAKEALKRSLGLWTDLPPEDPGVPAFPSRVSLVRLLIEVGLEEQAIEVAGRLVDEDDLSVEAWYLGGYGKYMLGQKLKEVGQTGDADKWKSVWRSSRKWLIQCMRIFEAEEYEDERLGEHARELMGVIRDELGEALGDDLDEDVWEDTDDEDDVDTDMQ is encoded by the coding sequence ATGGCGCCgacaaaaccaaaaaagaagTCAACCAAAGACAAGGCAAGGGACAGACTCCGagccaaagccgccgccgcgcaATCCTCAAATGTCAACCCCAGAGAGCTTCTCGTGCAAGCCGTCGGCATGCTCGAGGTCGGCGATGCGGAGGGCGCCGCCAAAGTCGCCAGGACAGCGTATGATCACATCGGAGACAACGGACGACAGGCTGGCGCCGCGCTGTCCCTTCTGGGTCAAATACATGTCGAGTTGGGAGAGGTTGACAGTGCTCACCAGTTCTTCCTGTCTGCCGTCAAcgtggatgaagatggttcGCTTCCGGAAGATTTGGGTGGCGGTGCCGAAAAGTTTCTTTGGCTTGCACAACTAagtgaagaaggtggtcaAGACAGCGTTGGCTGGTTCGAGCGTGGTGCGGCCGCACTGCGTGCCCAGATTCAGACACTTACCGACGCACTAGAGTCACGGCCCCTTACCCGCGACGAACAGGAAGCTGCCATTAACGAGAAACGAAGAAAGCTGGCAGATACACTCTGCGCCGTTGCCGAGGTCTACATGACAGATCTCAGCTGGGAGGACGATGCTGAGAGTCGGTGCGAGGCACTGATTACCGAGGCTATTATGCTGGCCCCTGAACAGCCAGATACCTGGCAAACTGTCGCAAACGTACGAATCTCACAGTCACGAACCGAAGAGGCGAAAGAGGCCTTGAAAAGAAGCTTGGGACTGTGGACAGATCTGCCGCCTGAAGACCCTGGGGTTCCTGCGTTTCCATCACGTGTCAGTCTGGTTCGGTTGCTGATAGAggttgggctggaggagcaaGCGATTGAAGTTGCCGGACGTCTtgttgacgaggacgatCTCAGTGTGGAAGCCTGGTACCTTGGTGGCTATGGGAAATACATGCTGGGCCAGAAGTTGAAGGAGGTGGGGCAGACTGGCGATGCTGACAAGTGGAAAAGCGTGTGGCGTTCTTCGCGGAAATGGCTTATTCAGTGCATGAGGATtttcgaggccgaggagtATGAGGACGAAAGGTTAGGGGAACATGCACGGGAATTGATGGGCGTTATTAGAGACGAACTTGGCGAGGCTTTGGGGGATGAtctggatgaggatgtttGGGAAGAcaccgatgatgaggacgatgtGGACACAGATATGCAATAG
- the GIR2 gene encoding Protein gir2 (EggNog:ENOG503NYCM; COG:S; BUSCO:EOG09265K60), whose protein sequence is MGREDQIEEREVLDSIFPDEITDISETEYRISIALDIPDDKEEPPIMLLTVRYPEEYPDKAPFLELSASQNAIPHPHLNIAEDKEQLLRGLDATIEENLGIAMVFTLVSTLKEAAEQLVLDRKAAIVKAHEEAVLAAEREENKKFQGTPVTRETFLKWRETFLKEMEEGRIREEEERLAELKKARIKEPTKLTGKQLWERGLAAAGQDEADDDTVIEEIQRLEVGEN, encoded by the exons ATGGGGCGTGAGGATCAAATTGAGGAAAGAGAGGTTCTGGACTCTATCTTTCCAGACGAGATTACAG ACATATCCGAGACTGAATATAGAATATCGATCGCCCTCGATATCCCAGATGACAAGGAGGAACCTCCGATTATGCTCCTTACTGTGCGCTACCCCGAGGAATATCCAGACAAGGCACCATTCCTAGAGCTCTCGGCGTCACAGAACGCAATCCCTCACCCACACCTCAACATcgccgaggacaaggagcaGCTTTTACGGGGGTTGGACGCAACGATCGAAGAAAATCTTGGGATCGCAATGGTGTTCACTTTGGTCTCGACACTCAAAGAAGCCGCAGAGCAACTAGTGCTGGATCGAAAGGCAGCTATCGTGAAGGCACACGAAGAAGCCGTGCTGGCTGCAGAACGTGAGGAGAATAAGAAGTTTCAGGGAACCCCGGTTACACGCGAGACATTCTTGAAGTGGAGAGAGACGTTCTTGaaagagatggaggagggcagaattagggaagaggaggaaagactGGCCGAGTTGAAGAAAGCCAGGATAAAGGAGCCTACAAAGCTCACAGGAAAACAGCTTTGGGAACGTGGCCTCGCAGCGGCCGGGCAAGATGAGGCTGACGATGATACCGTCATTGAGGAAATTCAGAGacttgaggttggtgaaaaCTAA
- the puf6 gene encoding Pumilio y domain member 6 (COG:J; EggNog:ENOG503NUF7) translates to MAPKFSEPSVKRKVHHNDGSRAKKAKTTTGPKHKKVEPKASESDGATFSDSDDGGAALKQGKTANGQAAGKALEKGQTSREAHAKQKQLAQERKAAKPLADEVQRTKKLWERLRRKSHVPKEERQQLVDELFSIITGRIKDFVLKHDAVRAVQTAIKYSTPVQRKQIAKELQGAYAQLAESRYAKFLIGKLLVQNDTEIRDIIIPEFYGKIRKLINHSEASWILDDIYRGAATKEQKAHMLREWYGPEFALFKSGNKGEVTADLSKILAEEPSKRSTVLKYLCDMTNNLIQKKMTGFTMLHDAMLQYFLNLKPDSEELKEFVEVVKGDENGDLLKNMAFTKSGARLACLLLAHGSAKDRKQILKTYKDTFQLISGDPHGHMILLAAYDLIDDTVLTSKSIFPEILGKAEDLDPGNIAFMANDPNARIVSLYLFEGQSKSLFPSSHADDLELLSELHEIRKTTSKKDAEVRRKELVASMSPQMLAAVAAFGKELAATSFGCQFIADILLSSVGDKTAALEAVAATAAGEPNPALPEDADPLYPPPPHLSLTPHGGKLYKTLIAGGRFDRETGTVKRIEPPLNFADILYPVIKDHIMQWAVGPSSFTVLGLLEAPDFSSKKELLKLLKSEKKTVERAATAAETTAGGVKPKSKNKDNGSKSKSGGNQGARLLLEKLQA, encoded by the exons ATGGCGCCAAAATTCTCGGAGCCTAGCGTAAAGAGAAAGGTGCATCACAATGATGGCAGCAGagcgaagaaggcgaagactACCACCGGGCCGAAGCACAAGAAAGTCGAGCCAAAGGCTTCTGAAAGTGATGGCGCCACCTTTTCCGACTCGGATGACGGAGGCGCTGCTTTGAAGCAGGGGAAAACGGCGAACGGCCAGGCCGCTGGCAAGGCGTTGGAGAAAG GACAAACCTCCCGCGAGGCTCATGCGAAGCAGAAACAGTTGGCGCAAGAACGTAAAGCCGCGAAACCATTGGCGGACGAGGTTCAGCGGACGAAAAAGTTGTGGGAGAGATTGCGCCGCAAGTCGCATGTGCCCAAGGAGGAGCGCCAGCAACTGGTCGACGAGCTCTTCTCCATCATTACCGGGCGCATCAAAGACTTCGTATTGAAGCACGACGCCGTGCGCGCTGTCCAGACGGCCATCAAATACTCAACTCCAGTCCAAAGGAAGCAGATCGCGAAGGAGCTTCAGGGTGCCTATGCGCAACTTGCTGAGAGCAGATATGCCAAGTTCCTCATCGGCAAACTCCTTGTCCAGAACGACACCGAGATTcgcgacatcatcatccccgagTTTTATGGGAAAATCCGCAAGCTTATCAACCATTCCGAAGCATCCTGGATTCTGGACGACATCTACCGTGGGGCAGCCACCAAGGAACAGAAGGCCCATATGTTGCGAGAATGGTACGGGCCCGAGTTCGCCTTGTTCAAGTCAGGGAATAAGGGCGAGGTCACAGCCGACCTGTCCAAAATTCTTGCTGAAGAGCCAAGCAAGCGGTCGACAGTCCTCAAATACCTCTGTGATATGACCAACAACCTGATCCAAAAGAAGATGACCGGGTTCACAATGCTGCACGACGCCATGTTGCAATatttcctcaacctcaagcccGACAGTGAAGAGCTCAAAGAGTTTGTTGAGGTCGTCAAGGGTGACGAGAATGGCGATCTGCTCAAGAACATGGCCTTCACCAAATCTGGCGCGCGTTTAGCCTGCTTGCTCTTGGCCCATGGGAGTGCGAAGGACCGGAAGCAAATCCTCAAGACATACAAGGACACATTTCAGCTCATATCGGGTGACCCTCATGGGCACATGATCCTGTTGGCTGCCTACGATCTCATCGATGACACAGTTTTGACCTCCAAGTCAATCTTTCCAGAAATCTTGGGCAAGGCCGAGGACCTAGACCCGGGGAACATTGCTTTCATGGCGAACGACCCGAACGCACGCATCGTGTCCTTGTACTTGTTCGAAGGCCAGTCCAAATCATTGTTCCCATCGAGCCATGCCGATGATTTGGAATTGCTCAGCGAGCTCCACGAGATCCGCAAGACTACGAGCAAGAAGGACGCCGAGGTGAGACGCAAAGAGCTGGTAGCATCTATGTCCCCACAGATGCTGGCCGCCGTAGCGGCCTTTGGGAAGGAACTTGCGGCCACTTCGTTCGGTTGTCAATTCATCGCCGATATTCTCCTGTCTTCCGTTGGGGACAAGACTGCCGCCCTcgaggctgttgctgccacAGCGGCTGGTGAGCCTAACCCTGCTCTCCCCGAGGATGCTGATCCTCTctaccccccaccaccacacctttCCCTTACACCTCACGGAGGCAAACTGTATAAGACCCTCATCGCCGGTGGGCGGTTCGATAGGGAGACGGGAACCGTCAAAAGAATCGAGCCGCCCCTTAACTTCGCCGACATTCTCTACCCTGTCATAAAAGACCACATCATGCAGTGGGCAGTTGGGCCAAGCTCGTTTACAGTGTTGGGTTTGCTTGAAGCCCCGGATTTCTCGTCAAAGAAAgagcttctcaaactcctcaagtcggagaagaagactgtTGAGCGTGCCGCCACCGCTGCTGAGACCACGGCGGGGGGTGTGAAGCCCAAGTCGAAGAACAAGGACAACGGCTCCAAGTCGAAGTCGGGAGGGAACCAAGGCGCAAGACTGTTGTTGGAAAAGTTGCAAGCATAG
- a CDS encoding hypothetical protein (EggNog:ENOG503P8N2), with the protein MTISINALVGVVVGCTIAVIFVALVTCMWWSRRRRERDEKRQQAQRLASPRLVDEELVPPGLEGVFNPMASDGPGSIFDRAEGRMSKISHESGSFPILPPLRDSYLSGSTPRKLATSPLSPNTPNTSSTMPKSAELDSSPMCELSSSDPPKHGKLPCPQQEDKPRADQPTAGDAEQYSVRTRVQHMCK; encoded by the exons ATGACGATCTCAATCAACGCTCTCGTCGGGGTCGTGGTGGGCTGTACCATTGCGGTCATATTCGTGGCCCTCGTAACTTGCATGTGGTGGAGTCGGCGACGGCGGGAAAGGGATGAGAAGCGTCAACAAGCACAGAGACTGGCATCGCCACGGCTTgtggacgaggagcttgttCCCCCGGGCCTAGAAGGCGTTTTCAACCCCATGGCTTCGGATGGCCCAGGCAGTATTTTCGATCGCGCTGAAG GCCGCATGTCCAAGATATCTCACGAAAGCGGATCGTTCCCCATCCTACCACCACTCCGCGATAGTTACTTGAGCGGCAGTACGCCCAGAAAACTTGCGACGAGCCCACTATCACCAAACACGCCAAACACTTCATCAACTATGCCGAAATCTGCCGAGCTCGACTCAAGTCCAATGTGCGAACTTTCCTCTTCTGACCCCCCCAAACATGGAAAGTTGCCATGTCCTCAACAGGAAGACAAACCCCGTGCTGACCAACCAACCGCGGGCGACGCTGAACAGTACTCAGTGAGAACGAGAGTCCAACACATGTGTAAATAG
- a CDS encoding hypothetical protein (COG:K; BUSCO:EOG09264ZI5; EggNog:ENOG503P3BX) has product MSDQKHAPTSRAKPPPAGEEEAGAVLKLGEFQDVDTLTLSEASLVINALMAKRKKDRKDRNETDALNQTLDYLDAFARFKAKENVEAVERLLSTHKELSKFERAQIGSLCCDTADECKTLIPSLADKISDEDLGELLDELEKLL; this is encoded by the exons ATGTCGGATCAGAAACACGCTCCTACCTCGCGGGCAAAACCCCCACCAgccggtgaagaagaagcaggcgCTGTTCTCAAACTGGGCGAGTTCCAGGACGTCGACACGCTGACACTGTCGGAAGCGTCACTCGTCATCAACGCCCTCATGGCCAAACGAAAAAAGGATCGCAAGGACCGGAACGAGACGGACGCGCTCAACCAGACACTCGACTACCTCGATGCATTTGCTCGGTTCAAGGCGAAGGAGAATGTGGAGGCTGTCGAGCGGCTGCTGAGCACGCACAAGGAATTGAGCAAATTCGAAAGGGCCCAGATTG GATCCCTTTGCTGCGATACCGCCGATGAGTGCAAGACCTTGATTCCTTCCTTGGCGGACAAGATCAGCGACGAGGACTTGGGAGAGCTGCTGGATGAATTGGAGAAGCTTCTGTGA
- the CDC55 gene encoding protein phosphatase 2A regulatory subunit cdc55 (COG:T; EggNog:ENOG503NWEP; BUSCO:EOG09261MG9): protein MVDTEANVPTWKFTQCFGDKGDVEDITEADIISTVEFDHTGNYLATGDKGGRVVLFERNETKKTCEYKFHTEFQSHEPEFDYLKSLEIEEKINKIKWCRRQNASHYLLSTNDKTIKLWKVFEKSLKVVAENNLSHDATPANVHGGGGAPRALPTAQFRSANDLKLPRLTHHDTVVAAVPRRTYANAHAYHINSISVNSDGETFISSDDLRINLWNLNIQDQSFNIVDIKPANMEELTEVITAAEFHPTSCNWFMYASSKGTIKLADMRERALCDQHAKMFEQEEDPSSRSFFSEIISSISDVRFSYDGKYILSRDYLTVKIWDVAMERQPIKTIPIHEHLRPRLCDTYENDSIFDKFEVVFSGDGKNVMTGSYNNNFMIYPSDPEKEVEVVLQADKSAFKAKKVGVPTPINSSTSPTANGKKGGSRAGSPAAPGQGQRMRKETDADQIDFNKKILHMSWHPFEDSIAIAATNNLFVFSAL, encoded by the exons ATGGTAGACACAGAAGCGAACGTACCGACATGGAAGTTCACCCA GTGCTTCGGTGATAAGGGAGACGTTGAGGATATCACGGAAG CCGACATCATCTCGACGGTCGAATTCGATCACACCGGCAACTATCTTGCAACTGGCGACAAGGGTGGCAGAGTTGTACTCTTCGAGCGTAATGAGACG AAAAAAACGTGCGAATACAAGTTCCATACAGAGTTTCAGTCTCACGAGCCCGAGTTCGATTACCTCAAATCgttggagattgaggagaagatcaacaagatcaagtGGTGCCGACGACAGAACGCCTCACACTATTTACTCTCGACCAACGACAAGACGATCAAGCTATGGAAGGTTTTTGAAAAGTCACTGAAGGTTGTGGCCGAAAACAATCTCTCGCACGATGCCACCCCGGCGAACGTTCatgggggaggcggcgcCCCTCGCGCCCTTCCCACCGCCCAATTTCGGTCCGCGAATGATCTTAAGCTGCCGAGACTAACTCACCACGATACTGTCGTGGCGGCTGTGCCTCGGCGGACATATGCCAACGCCCATGCGTATCATATCAACAGCATCTCAGTCAATAGTGACGGCGAAACCTTTATTAGCAGCGACGATCTGCGCATCAACCTCTGGAACCTGAATATTCAGGACCAGAGCTTCAACATTGTTGACATCAAGCCCGCAAACATGGAGGAGTTGACCGAAGTCATCACGGCGGCGGAGTTTCATCCGACCAGCTGCAACTGGTTCATGTATGCCAGTTCCAAGGGCACCATCAAGCTGGCAGACATGCGTGAGCGGGCTCTATGTGACCAGCACGCCAAGA TGTTTGAACAGGAGGAAGATCCGTCCTCCCGCTCATTCTTCTCTGAGATTATCTCGTCCATCTCGGATGTTCGCTTCTCATACGACGGCAAATACATCCTCTCCCGCGATTATTTGACTGTGAAGATTTGGGACGTCGCCATGGAGAGGCAGCCGATCAAAACCATTCCGATTCACGAGCATCTCAGACCGAGGCTCTGTGACACGTACGAGAATGATAGCATTTTCGACAAgtttgaggtggtgttttcgGGCGATGGAAAGAATGTCATGACAGGAagctacaacaacaacttcaTGATATATCCTTCAGAcccggagaaggaggttgaagtGGTTCTTCAGGCCGACAAATCTGCtttcaaggccaagaaagTTGGCGTGCCCACTCCCATCAACTCATCAACAAGCCCGACAGCTAatggaaagaaggggggatCGCGCGCCGGAAGCCCAGCAGCTCCGGGGCAGGGTCAACGCATGCGTAAGGAAACGGATGCTGACCAGATCGACTTCAACAAGAAGATTCTTCACATGAGCTGGCATCCCTTTGAAGACAGCATTGCAATTGCGGCTACCAACAAC TTATTTGTTTTTTCTGCTCTTTGA
- a CDS encoding hypothetical protein (EggNog:ENOG503P794) codes for MGHQSTGPDEGAEKGKGKDRETRHDQDKSIHNGDPQTQDTRSALARIAQSAASLPSYLISGAPEIGPGGSEKGEGSRVGQALARAGDSSVRIQTDPSAGGTLRPGHTEAHMAEQDASFAAFLDSDDVPMLSEPAGLEEAWQSTTAATPAWVPSQSIQEQMAKDGADVVALLSGQSGPEPDLLPEEAVSQADLASLRKALFGEDAGRSTAAVAWDNVLNFIPKYLRADPAAGGNTELYSHLGAENTDEAWQSWLDQWSRVLTDYQDEVWGDLNALVDDAREEIKRMEEVKPGERPAEPKALLRLRAILGHLRGT; via the coding sequence ATGGGACATCAGTCAACGGGACCTGATGAAGGCGCCGAGAAAGGGAAGGGCAAAGATCGGGAAACTAGACACGACCAGGACAAATCTATTCACAACGGCGACCCTCAGACCCAAGATACCAGGTCGGCCCTCGCGCGGATTGCTCAGTCAGCCGCCTCCTTACCGTCGTATCTCATTTCAGGGGCCCCAGAAATAGGTCCTGGTGGAAGCGAAAAAGGGGAGGGTTCCCGAGTGGGACAAGCATTAGCAAGAGCTGGTGATAGTTCTGTCCGGATACAGACAGACCCTTCAGCTGGTGGGACGTTGAGGCCTGGGCATACCGAGGCGCACATGGCTGAGCAAGATGCGTCGTTTGCGGCGTTTCTGGATAGTGACGATGTTCCCATGCTGTCAGAGCCCGCTGGGCTGGAAGAAGCCTGGCAGTCGACTACCGCAGCAACGCCGGCTTGGGTGCCATCCCAATCTATACAGGAACAGATGGCAAAAGATGGCGCCGACGTGGTGGCCTTGCTGTCTGGACAAAGCGGTCCAGAGCCTGACCTGCTCCCAGAGGAAGCAGTTTCGCAAGCAGACCTGGCAAGTCTACGAAAGGCTCtctttggcgaggatgcAGGGCGATCAACAGCTGCTGTTGCGTGGGATAATGTCCTCAACTTCATCCCTAAATACCTTCGAGCGGACCCCGCTGCGGGCGGCAACACTGAGCTTTACTCGCACCTCGGAGCAGAAAACACCGATGAGGCCTGGCAATCATGGCTTGACCAGTGGTCTCGGGTGCTGACGGACTATCAAGACGAGGTTTGGGGTGATCTCAACGCGCTGGTCGATGACGCTCgcgaggagatcaagaggatggaggaagTCAAACCAGGGGAGAGGCCCGCTGAGCCCAAAGCACTCCTCCGTCTGCGTGCCATTCTTGGGCACTTGCGAGGGACGTAG